From a single Pseudalkalibacillus hwajinpoensis genomic region:
- a CDS encoding YggS family pyridoxal phosphate-dependent enzyme, giving the protein MDVKGNLATIEANIKAAAERSNRDAHRVNVVAVTKYVSVYRTKEALDAGINHFGESRVDGLLEKVEALGSYPKWHFIGTLQSRKVKEVLPYVDYIHSLDRRSLAKEIQKRAKREIKCFVQVNVSGEESKHGLSPDETIPFIQSLTDYPLIKVVGLMAMAPNTEDTNKIRSVFQRLRELGDSVKKLSVEHAPCTELSMGMSNDYEIAVEEGATFVRIGSSLVGNEK; this is encoded by the coding sequence GTGGATGTAAAAGGAAATTTAGCTACAATTGAAGCAAATATCAAAGCGGCAGCAGAACGTTCGAACCGGGATGCTCATCGTGTGAACGTCGTAGCGGTTACGAAATATGTGAGTGTGTACCGTACAAAAGAGGCACTCGATGCTGGAATTAACCATTTTGGTGAAAGTCGTGTTGATGGACTGTTAGAGAAGGTGGAAGCATTAGGCTCTTATCCGAAATGGCATTTCATAGGCACGCTTCAGTCTCGCAAAGTGAAGGAAGTTCTTCCTTACGTGGATTATATTCATTCTCTTGATCGCCGATCGCTCGCGAAAGAAATTCAAAAACGTGCCAAACGTGAAATAAAGTGCTTTGTTCAGGTTAACGTTTCTGGTGAGGAGTCCAAGCACGGGTTGTCACCAGATGAGACAATTCCGTTTATTCAATCGCTGACAGATTATCCGCTGATTAAAGTGGTTGGGTTAATGGCGATGGCACCAAACACAGAGGATACAAATAAGATTCGAAGCGTATTTCAAAGGTTGCGAGAGCTTGGCGACAGTGTAAAGAAGCTTTCAGTCGAGCATGCGCCATGCACGGAGTTATCCATGGGCATGTCTAATGATTACGAAATAGCAGTTGAAGAAGGTGCAACTTTCGTACGAATCGGTTCATCACTCGTTGGTAATGAAAAATAA
- a CDS encoding cell division protein SepF, whose amino-acid sequence MGIKTKFKQFFELDDETIELDEHQEQDLYMEEEEEQEQTRAARKQSKQNVVSLQSVQKNSRVVLVEPRVYAEAQDIADHVKNRKSVVMNLQRIPQDQARRIVDFLSGTVYAVGGDIQKLGPETFLCTPDNVEISGNITDEIYE is encoded by the coding sequence TTGGGTATTAAAACGAAATTTAAACAGTTCTTTGAACTTGATGATGAAACAATAGAGTTGGATGAGCATCAGGAGCAAGATCTATACATGGAGGAAGAAGAAGAGCAGGAGCAAACAAGAGCAGCCAGAAAGCAAAGTAAACAAAATGTGGTTAGCCTTCAAAGCGTTCAAAAGAACTCAAGAGTTGTACTGGTTGAGCCAAGAGTGTATGCTGAAGCTCAGGATATTGCTGATCACGTAAAGAATCGTAAATCTGTGGTCATGAACCTTCAACGCATTCCTCAAGATCAGGCAAGACGAATTGTTGATTTTCTAAGCGGGACTGTCTATGCTGTGGGGGGCGATATTCAAAAGCTCGGTCCGGAAACGTTCTTATGTACACCGGATAACGTTGAGATTTCTGGCAACATCACTGATGAAATTTATGAATAA
- the lspA gene encoding signal peptidase II: MWKYLIAIVIIILDQWTKWLVVKKMDYGESITLINDFLYLTSHRNRGAAFGILQGQMVFFYIITIFVIGAVIYYMQQYRHSRFVSVTLALILGGAIGNFIDRVLRGEVVDFVNTFIFSYDFPIFNVADASLVVGVILIFIGTIFESKQAKGEN, from the coding sequence GTGTGGAAATATCTCATAGCCATTGTCATCATTATTCTTGATCAGTGGACAAAATGGCTTGTTGTCAAGAAGATGGATTATGGAGAAAGCATCACATTGATTAACGACTTTCTTTATCTGACCTCACATCGAAATCGGGGCGCAGCCTTTGGAATCCTTCAGGGACAGATGGTTTTCTTTTATATCATTACGATTTTCGTTATTGGAGCGGTTATTTATTACATGCAACAGTATCGCCATAGCCGTTTTGTCAGTGTAACGCTGGCACTTATACTTGGAGGAGCAATTGGGAACTTTATAGATCGAGTGCTAAGAGGAGAAGTCGTGGATTTTGTTAACACGTTTATCTTCTCATATGACTTTCCGATCTTTAACGTTGCGGATGCATCACTCGTAGTTGGTGTCATTCTTATTTTTATCGGAACAATTTTTGAAAGTAAGCAGGCTAAAGGGGAAAACTAA
- a CDS encoding YggT family protein — MNIASILLGAIQIYTWILIIYIFMSWIPNARESSIGKMIASVAEPYLAPFRKIIPPIGGMLDISPIVAIFALQFAQYGIVALFNMIG, encoded by the coding sequence TTGAACATTGCATCAATTTTACTTGGGGCCATACAAATTTACACATGGATCTTGATTATCTACATTTTCATGTCATGGATTCCAAACGCTAGAGAATCATCGATTGGAAAGATGATCGCTTCCGTAGCAGAGCCTTACCTTGCTCCATTCCGTAAGATTATCCCACCAATTGGCGGTATGCTGGATATTTCTCCAATCGTAGCGATTTTTGCTCTTCAGTTTGCTCAATACGGCATTGTTGCTCTCTTTAATATGATTGGCTAA
- a CDS encoding solute carrier family 23 protein has protein sequence MKQALGIREVPKASSWLTLSLQHLFAMFGATILVPFLVGLDPAVALVSSGLGTLAYLVITKGRIPAYLGSSFAFIAPIISAVSLHGPEGAMIGSFFAGIVYGLVAIGIRALGLNWLLKLLPPIVVGPVIMVIGLGLAGTAIDMAMNNPATESYSGTHITVALVTLGVTILASIFLRGFFSLIPILIGIVSGYTFAYFMGIVDLSPIREASLFQMPNFILPFADYNPAEVFSWEILFIMVPIAVVTIAEHIGDQMVLSKVAGKNFLKTPGLHRSILGDGVATMIASCLGGPPNTTYGENIGVLAITRVFSVFVIGGAAVLALIFGFVGKVTAVISTIPTAVMGGVSILLFGIIASSGLRMLIDNKIDLGDKRNLIISSVILVIGVGGAFIQVSDNLQIAGMALATIIGIALNLILPGGKTQPSVEKIFEEEMDNKEPAA, from the coding sequence ATGAAGCAAGCATTAGGCATTCGAGAGGTTCCGAAAGCATCAAGTTGGCTTACATTAAGTCTTCAACACTTATTCGCCATGTTTGGCGCAACGATATTAGTACCATTTCTAGTTGGTCTTGACCCGGCCGTAGCTCTTGTCTCAAGCGGATTGGGCACACTAGCTTACCTGGTGATTACAAAAGGCAGGATTCCAGCTTATCTTGGGTCATCATTCGCATTTATCGCACCTATTATTTCAGCGGTGTCCTTGCATGGCCCTGAAGGAGCAATGATCGGTAGCTTTTTTGCCGGGATTGTCTACGGTCTTGTAGCGATCGGAATCCGCGCACTAGGATTGAACTGGCTGCTCAAACTTTTACCACCGATCGTTGTTGGTCCAGTTATTATGGTTATCGGACTTGGCCTTGCCGGTACCGCGATCGATATGGCCATGAATAACCCTGCAACAGAATCTTATAGTGGTACACACATTACAGTCGCACTCGTTACACTAGGTGTCACCATTCTTGCTTCCATATTTCTAAGAGGGTTTTTCAGCCTGATTCCAATCCTAATCGGAATTGTTTCTGGTTATACATTCGCTTACTTCATGGGGATCGTTGATTTATCACCGATTCGTGAGGCATCACTCTTTCAAATGCCGAACTTTATCCTTCCTTTTGCGGACTATAACCCGGCAGAAGTGTTCTCGTGGGAAATTCTCTTCATCATGGTGCCAATTGCAGTAGTAACAATCGCAGAGCACATAGGAGATCAAATGGTTTTAAGTAAAGTAGCCGGAAAGAACTTTTTGAAAACACCTGGCCTCCACCGATCTATACTGGGCGACGGTGTTGCAACAATGATTGCTTCTTGTCTTGGAGGGCCACCAAACACAACCTATGGTGAAAACATTGGTGTGCTCGCGATAACGCGTGTGTTCAGCGTCTTTGTTATCGGTGGAGCAGCTGTCCTTGCTCTTATCTTCGGATTTGTTGGAAAAGTAACAGCAGTCATTTCAACAATTCCAACAGCAGTCATGGGAGGCGTCTCGATCTTGCTCTTCGGAATTATCGCATCATCAGGACTGCGTATGCTTATTGATAACAAAATTGATCTAGGGGATAAGAGAAATTTGATTATCTCCTCTGTTATCCTGGTCATTGGGGTAGGCGGGGCATTTATACAAGTAAGTGATAACCTTCAAATCGCAGGCATGGCCCTTGCTACAATCATCGGGATTGCACTAAATCTGATTCTCCCTGGTGGCAAAACACAGCCATCAGTTGAAAAAATATTTGAAGAAGAAATGGATAATAAAGAACCAGCTGCATAG
- the pyrR gene encoding bifunctional pyr operon transcriptional regulator/uracil phosphoribosyltransferase PyrR: MDNKRILLDDQAIRRALTRIAHEILERNKGIENTMLVGIKTRGIYLAERLAERIEQIEGSAITVGEVDITMYRDDLTHKNEDQDPLIKGTSISKDVSDQKVILVDDVLYTGRTVRAAMDALMDLGRPSQIQLAVLVDRGHRELPIRPDYVGKNVPTSNEEIIEVALKEVDDFDQVSITQT; this comes from the coding sequence ATGGATAACAAGAGAATTCTTCTTGATGACCAGGCGATTCGCAGAGCGTTAACACGAATTGCTCATGAAATATTAGAACGAAACAAAGGAATTGAGAATACCATGCTAGTTGGAATTAAAACAAGAGGGATCTACCTTGCTGAGCGTCTGGCCGAACGAATTGAACAGATTGAAGGATCAGCGATTACTGTTGGTGAGGTTGATATCACAATGTATCGAGATGATCTTACCCATAAGAATGAAGATCAAGATCCATTAATCAAAGGAACAAGCATTTCAAAAGACGTATCAGATCAGAAAGTGATCCTGGTGGATGATGTGCTTTACACAGGTCGAACAGTCCGTGCAGCTATGGATGCACTAATGGACCTTGGTCGTCCATCGCAAATTCAGCTGGCTGTGCTTGTTGATCGAGGGCATCGCGAACTGCCGATCCGTCCCGATTATGTTGGAAAAAATGTACCAACATCGAATGAAGAAATTATTGAAGTTGCCCTGAAGGAAGTCGATGACTTTGATCAGGTTAGCATTACACAAACATAA
- a CDS encoding RNA-binding protein: protein MSIYEHYRPEERTFVDRVLEWQDEVQERYVPKLTDFLDPREQDIVKLIIGNHPDVRLFFSGGVAGTERQRALLVPPYLEVSPEDFELTAFEITYPAKFVSLTHPDLLGAMMGLGLKRDKFGDIIVQESSAHLIVAKEIADFVKMNLNQAGKASISPEEIPLSHVHVHEAKWEEQTGTVSSLRLDAVLAEVYNISRSRVATMIEHERAKLNWKVVNQPSSEVGAGDYLSLRGSGRSKIVSIDGKTKRDKWRITYHIRK from the coding sequence ATGTCTATTTACGAACATTACCGTCCAGAAGAACGGACATTTGTGGATCGCGTCCTTGAGTGGCAGGATGAAGTGCAGGAAAGATATGTGCCGAAACTAACGGATTTCCTAGATCCTCGAGAGCAGGATATAGTTAAACTAATTATAGGGAATCATCCTGATGTTCGCCTGTTTTTCTCAGGGGGAGTGGCGGGGACAGAGCGACAGCGTGCACTGCTCGTTCCTCCGTATCTGGAGGTTTCTCCAGAGGACTTCGAGTTAACTGCATTTGAAATTACATATCCAGCTAAGTTCGTTTCCCTAACTCATCCTGATCTACTGGGTGCGATGATGGGACTTGGTTTAAAGCGAGACAAATTCGGTGACATTATAGTGCAGGAAAGCAGTGCTCATTTAATTGTAGCGAAGGAAATTGCCGATTTTGTGAAGATGAACCTGAACCAGGCAGGGAAAGCATCCATTTCACCCGAGGAAATTCCTTTATCTCATGTGCATGTTCATGAAGCAAAGTGGGAAGAGCAAACAGGAACGGTATCGAGTCTTCGGTTGGATGCGGTTCTCGCCGAAGTGTACAACATTTCACGAAGCAGAGTAGCGACTATGATTGAACATGAGAGAGCTAAACTGAATTGGAAAGTCGTTAACCAGCCTTCTTCAGAAGTCGGGGCTGGAGACTATCTATCTCTTAGAGGCTCTGGAAGAAGCAAAATAGTTTCAATAGATGGGAAAACAAAGAGAGATAAATGGCGAATAACCTATCATATAAGAAAATAG
- a CDS encoding YlmC/YmxH family sporulation protein, with amino-acid sequence MIKISEFQVKDVVNVSNGKKLGHIADLEINLTTGKIEAIVIPGSGKMMGLFARESDVVIPWRNIVKIGSDVILVRHYDTADAEPYQKES; translated from the coding sequence ATGATAAAAATTTCTGAGTTTCAAGTAAAAGATGTTGTCAATGTTTCGAATGGGAAAAAACTTGGTCACATTGCTGATTTAGAGATTAATTTAACGACTGGGAAAATAGAAGCGATTGTGATTCCGGGCTCAGGTAAGATGATGGGCCTTTTCGCCCGTGAAAGTGACGTAGTGATTCCCTGGCGTAATATTGTTAAAATTGGTTCAGATGTCATTTTAGTCAGACACTATGATACGGCTGACGCGGAACCATATCAAAAAGAATCGTAA
- a CDS encoding DivIVA domain-containing protein, with translation MPLTPLDIHNKEFTRGFRGYDEDEVNEFLDQIIKDYETVIREKKELNERVKLLEERLGHFSILEETLNKSILVAQESAEEVRQNAKKESQLIVKEAEKNADRIINDSLAKARKISMDNEELKKQAAVYRTRFRMLVEAQLEMLNNEDWDGLVARFDEEEEQQQQQEQSEEKA, from the coding sequence TTGCCTTTAACACCATTAGACATTCATAACAAAGAGTTTACTCGCGGATTCCGCGGTTATGATGAAGATGAAGTTAATGAATTTTTGGATCAGATAATCAAGGATTACGAAACAGTAATTAGAGAAAAGAAAGAGCTTAACGAGAGAGTGAAGCTTCTTGAAGAGCGACTGGGTCATTTTTCCATTCTTGAAGAAACGTTAAATAAATCGATTCTCGTAGCTCAGGAATCTGCCGAAGAAGTTAGACAGAATGCAAAAAAGGAATCTCAATTGATTGTAAAGGAAGCAGAAAAGAACGCTGATCGCATTATTAACGATTCTCTTGCGAAAGCAAGAAAGATTTCGATGGACAATGAAGAGCTTAAGAAGCAAGCAGCCGTCTATCGCACACGTTTTCGTATGCTTGTTGAAGCCCAGCTTGAAATGCTAAATAACGAAGACTGGGATGGACTCGTCGCTCGCTTCGATGAAGAAGAAGAGCAACAGCAACAGCAGGAGCAAAGCGAAGAGAAAGCATAG
- the ileS gene encoding isoleucine--tRNA ligase — translation MSFKETLLMPKTKFPMRGNLPNKEPDMQKEWESISLYGKVQERTKDRPLFVLHDGPPYANGDIHMGHAENKVLKDIIVRYKSMNGFNAPYVPGWDTHGLPIEQALTKKGVDRKKLTVAEFRKKCEEYALKQVDRQREQFKRLGVRGDWDNPYITLHKGYEAQQIKVFGEMAKRGYIYKDKKTVYWSPTSESALAEAEIEYQDKRSPSIYVAFDVKDGKGVLDGDEKFIIWTTTPWTIPSNLAIALNEKFEYSVVEVDGNKYVVATELVEQLKDEFEWNEVKELKRVKGSELEYVTAQHPIYDRKSLVILGDHVTLDAGTGCVHTAPGHGEDDYVIGRKYKLDILCPVDEKGVFTDEAPGFEGMFYDKANKPITEKLEEVGALVKLTFFTHSYPHDWRTKKPIIFRATEQWFASIKEFRPELLQAVADVKWFPSWGEIRLHNMVKDREDWCISRQRAWGVPIPVFYGENNEPIITDETIAHVSDLFREHGSNIWFEWDAKELLPEGYTSEHSPNGEFRKEMDIMDVWFDSGSSHQAVLEERSDLARPADLYLEGSDQYRGWFNSSLSTAVAVTGKAPYKAVLSHGFILDGEGKKMSKSLGNTMVPNDVMKQLGADILRLWVSSADYQADVRVSDDILKQVAEVYRKIRNTFRFMLGNLEGFDPSQHQVSYEALGELDQYMLVKLNNLIEKVKKAYDEYQFLTVYNTIHNFFTIEMSSFYLDIAKDTLYIEHEDHPKRRAIQTVLYQTAVALTKLLSPIIPHTAEEVWQYVPGEKEEYVQLSDMPEVEIFEGTADLEQKWDHVMELRDEVLKALEEARNEKKIGKSLTAELHIYADNGTKELLEGVANLEKLFIVSAASVAGTMSEAPAEAKVYEELAISVSPAEGETCERCWQVKTDVGADSDYPTLCASCAETVKSHY, via the coding sequence ATGAGCTTCAAAGAAACGCTCTTAATGCCGAAAACCAAATTCCCGATGAGAGGGAATTTGCCTAATAAAGAGCCTGACATGCAGAAAGAATGGGAAAGCATCAGCCTTTATGGAAAAGTTCAGGAAAGAACGAAGGATCGGCCACTCTTCGTCCTGCACGACGGACCTCCATATGCGAACGGCGATATCCACATGGGTCATGCCGAGAACAAAGTTCTTAAAGATATCATTGTCCGTTACAAATCCATGAATGGTTTCAACGCACCATACGTTCCAGGTTGGGATACACACGGTCTTCCAATCGAACAGGCGCTAACGAAAAAAGGCGTTGATCGCAAAAAGTTAACGGTTGCTGAATTCAGAAAGAAATGTGAAGAGTACGCTCTTAAGCAGGTGGACCGTCAACGTGAGCAATTTAAACGTCTTGGTGTAAGAGGTGACTGGGATAATCCGTACATCACGCTTCATAAAGGGTATGAAGCACAGCAAATTAAAGTGTTTGGCGAAATGGCGAAAAGAGGCTATATCTACAAAGATAAAAAAACCGTTTACTGGTCACCAACATCAGAATCTGCTTTGGCAGAAGCTGAAATTGAATATCAGGATAAACGTTCCCCGTCAATCTATGTCGCGTTTGACGTGAAGGATGGAAAAGGTGTATTAGATGGAGATGAGAAATTCATCATCTGGACAACAACACCATGGACGATCCCTTCTAACCTTGCGATCGCACTAAATGAGAAATTCGAATATAGCGTCGTCGAAGTAGATGGCAACAAGTATGTTGTGGCAACAGAGCTTGTTGAACAGTTGAAAGATGAGTTTGAATGGAACGAAGTAAAAGAATTGAAGCGTGTGAAAGGAAGCGAGCTTGAATATGTAACGGCTCAGCACCCAATCTATGATCGCAAGTCACTCGTCATTCTTGGTGATCATGTAACACTTGACGCCGGTACTGGTTGTGTTCATACGGCCCCAGGTCATGGTGAGGATGACTATGTAATTGGAAGAAAGTATAAGCTCGATATCCTTTGTCCTGTAGATGAGAAAGGCGTATTCACTGATGAGGCACCCGGCTTTGAAGGCATGTTCTATGATAAAGCGAACAAACCAATCACAGAGAAGCTAGAAGAAGTTGGCGCACTTGTTAAGCTTACGTTTTTCACGCACTCGTATCCACATGATTGGCGTACGAAAAAGCCAATCATTTTCCGAGCGACAGAGCAATGGTTCGCTTCGATTAAAGAATTTCGTCCTGAGCTTCTTCAAGCTGTTGCAGACGTGAAATGGTTCCCATCATGGGGTGAAATCCGCCTTCATAATATGGTGAAGGATCGTGAAGACTGGTGTATTTCCCGTCAACGTGCCTGGGGTGTTCCAATCCCGGTGTTCTACGGTGAAAACAACGAGCCGATCATTACGGATGAAACAATTGCACATGTATCAGATTTGTTCCGTGAGCATGGATCAAATATCTGGTTTGAGTGGGATGCGAAAGAACTTCTACCTGAAGGATATACATCCGAGCACAGCCCGAATGGCGAGTTCCGTAAGGAAATGGACATTATGGACGTATGGTTCGATTCAGGATCTTCACACCAGGCTGTACTCGAAGAACGCAGCGATCTGGCCCGTCCAGCTGATTTGTATCTTGAAGGTTCCGATCAGTACCGTGGATGGTTTAACTCTTCCCTTTCAACAGCTGTTGCAGTAACTGGCAAAGCACCATATAAGGCAGTCCTCAGCCATGGCTTTATCCTTGATGGCGAAGGAAAGAAAATGAGTAAATCACTAGGTAACACGATGGTACCAAATGATGTTATGAAGCAATTGGGTGCTGACATTCTTCGTCTCTGGGTTTCTTCTGCTGATTATCAAGCTGACGTTCGAGTGTCAGATGATATTTTAAAACAGGTAGCAGAAGTGTACCGTAAAATTCGGAATACGTTCCGCTTTATGCTTGGAAACCTAGAAGGTTTTGATCCTTCTCAGCATCAGGTTTCTTACGAAGCCCTCGGTGAGCTCGATCAATATATGCTAGTTAAGCTCAATAATCTGATTGAAAAAGTGAAGAAAGCGTATGATGAGTATCAATTTTTAACGGTTTATAATACGATTCATAACTTCTTTACAATCGAGATGAGCTCATTCTATCTCGATATTGCGAAAGATACGCTTTATATCGAGCATGAAGATCATCCGAAGCGTCGTGCAATCCAGACGGTCCTTTATCAGACGGCTGTTGCGTTAACGAAACTTCTTTCTCCAATCATTCCACATACAGCAGAAGAAGTATGGCAGTATGTACCTGGTGAAAAGGAAGAATACGTTCAGCTTTCTGATATGCCTGAAGTGGAAATCTTCGAAGGTACAGCGGACCTCGAGCAAAAGTGGGACCACGTCATGGAGCTTCGTGATGAAGTTCTAAAAGCACTTGAAGAAGCACGAAATGAAAAGAAAATTGGTAAATCACTTACAGCCGAGCTTCATATTTATGCTGACAATGGCACGAAAGAATTGTTAGAAGGCGTAGCTAATCTTGAAAAACTGTTCATCGTCTCTGCTGCATCTGTCGCTGGAACGATGTCAGAAGCTCCTGCAGAAGCGAAAGTCTATGAAGAACTAGCCATTTCAGTTTCACCTGCTGAGGGAGAAACGTGTGAACGATGCTGGCAAGTAAAAACAGATGTTGGAGCAGATAGCGACTACCCAACACTCTGTGCAAGCTGTGCTGAAACAGTTAAAAGTCATTACTAA
- a CDS encoding RluA family pseudouridine synthase, which translates to MEKFTFKVTEEEKGERIDKLITSYESDWSRSQVQTWIKDENIQVNGEAVKGNYKASEGDEIEVTVPEPEELEIVGEDLNLEIVYEDADVLVVNKPRGMVVHPAPGHARGTLVNGLMHQVKDLSGINGVVRPGIVHRIDKDTSGLLMVAKNDRAHESLVKQLQAKTVNRRYTAIVHGNIQHDVGTIDAPIGRDKQDRQKMTVTDENSRDAVTHFRVLERYQQYTYVECQLETGRTHQIRVHMKYIDHPVAGDPKYGPRRKSLPIDGQALHAGLLGFRHPVSEEWLEFSCPIPEDIERLLKRLRQD; encoded by the coding sequence ATGGAAAAATTCACATTTAAAGTAACGGAAGAAGAAAAAGGCGAGCGAATCGATAAGCTTATCACATCATATGAAAGCGACTGGTCCCGTAGCCAAGTGCAGACATGGATTAAAGACGAAAATATTCAAGTTAACGGTGAAGCTGTGAAAGGAAATTACAAAGCTTCTGAGGGCGATGAAATTGAAGTAACTGTTCCTGAGCCTGAAGAGCTTGAAATTGTCGGAGAAGACCTGAATCTTGAAATTGTTTATGAGGATGCGGATGTTCTCGTTGTAAACAAGCCACGGGGAATGGTTGTTCACCCGGCACCAGGGCACGCCCGAGGTACGCTCGTGAACGGATTAATGCACCAGGTTAAAGATTTAAGTGGGATTAACGGCGTTGTCCGTCCTGGAATCGTTCACCGGATCGATAAAGACACATCCGGTTTGTTGATGGTAGCGAAAAATGACAGAGCTCATGAATCTCTTGTTAAACAGCTTCAAGCTAAAACTGTAAACCGCCGCTATACAGCAATCGTTCATGGCAATATTCAGCACGATGTTGGCACGATTGATGCACCAATTGGCCGTGATAAGCAGGATCGACAGAAGATGACTGTAACAGATGAGAATAGTCGAGATGCAGTCACGCATTTTAGAGTGCTAGAGCGTTACCAGCAGTACACGTACGTTGAGTGCCAGCTTGAAACCGGCAGAACGCACCAAATTAGAGTACACATGAAATACATTGATCATCCGGTCGCAGGTGATCCAAAGTACGGTCCGAGAAGAAAATCACTTCCAATTGATGGACAGGCGCTTCATGCGGGCCTGCTTGGCTTTAGACATCCGGTTTCAGAAGAGTGGCTTGAATTCTCATGTCCTATTCCTGAAGATATTGAAAGGTTGCTCAAGCGTCTCAGACAAGATTGA
- the pgeF gene encoding peptidoglycan editing factor PgeF translates to MGKEPFQNTVSMTSLALSFSDKADRGHALTAGFSTRKNGVSQAPFSSLNLGFHVQDQPEDVLSNRMTLGNAIDYPIDHWVVGEQVHGALLAKVSTSDCGRGVRDHKDAIKDVDGLYTDDHDVLLTALYADCVPLFFYAPSVGRVGIAHAGWKGTTKDIAGEMIRAWKADGITSEDIYTAIGPSIGKCCYEVDDGVIDQVKTVVEESEVFFVSKPNGKFQLDLKAVNRSLLRKAGIQENHIATSDYCTSCSSLFFSHRNEKGRTGRMMGYIGLGEV, encoded by the coding sequence GTGGGGAAAGAACCATTTCAGAATACAGTATCCATGACATCACTGGCACTTTCGTTTTCAGATAAAGCTGATCGGGGGCATGCGCTAACTGCAGGCTTCTCAACCCGTAAAAACGGAGTAAGCCAGGCTCCGTTTTCCAGCTTGAATCTTGGATTCCATGTACAGGATCAACCTGAAGATGTTCTATCAAATCGAATGACGCTGGGAAACGCGATCGACTATCCGATTGATCACTGGGTCGTTGGAGAACAAGTACATGGCGCTTTACTTGCAAAGGTGTCAACTAGTGACTGCGGACGCGGAGTAAGAGACCATAAAGATGCGATAAAAGACGTTGATGGGTTGTATACAGATGATCATGATGTGCTTTTGACAGCGTTATATGCTGATTGTGTACCACTTTTCTTCTATGCACCTTCAGTGGGAAGAGTTGGAATTGCCCACGCAGGCTGGAAAGGTACGACGAAAGATATTGCAGGAGAGATGATTCGAGCGTGGAAAGCTGACGGCATTACGAGCGAAGATATTTATACTGCTATCGGTCCATCAATAGGAAAGTGCTGCTATGAAGTCGATGACGGTGTGATCGACCAGGTGAAAACAGTTGTGGAAGAGTCAGAAGTCTTTTTTGTTTCGAAACCAAATGGGAAATTTCAGCTTGATTTAAAAGCTGTTAACCGGTCACTTCTGCGTAAAGCAGGGATCCAAGAAAATCATATTGCCACTAGTGACTATTGTACAAGCTGCAGCAGTCTGTTCTTTTCTCATCGTAATGAGAAAGGCAGGACTGGAAGAATGATGGGCTACATAGGACTCGGGGAGGTATAA